From a region of the Corythoichthys intestinalis isolate RoL2023-P3 chromosome 7, ASM3026506v1, whole genome shotgun sequence genome:
- the ccl25b gene encoding C-C motif chemokine 25b produces the protein MKFQALLLLVLIICTTLCVAQDDARGTGEHSRGSPGTYGNCCLGHVRRVRPQVKQNIESFRMQETDGDCNIRAVVFTVKKRPEHKTQRTICANPDHPWVQDLKEAVRQRMLAQN, from the exons ATGAAATTCCAAGCTCTTTTGTTACTCGTGCTGATCATCTGCACCACACTGTGTGTGGCACAAG ATGATGCCAGAGGAACCGGAGAACATTCAAGAGGTTCACCAG GTACCTATGGTAACTGCTGCTTGGGCCATGTAAGGAGAGTGAGGCCGCAAGTAAAGCAAAATATCGAAAGCTTCAGGATGCAGGAAACAGATGGCGATTGCAACATCAGGGCTGTCGT TTTTACCGTGAAAAAGAGGCCCGAACATAAGACTCAGCGCACCATCTGTGCCAACCCGGACCACCCTTGGGTCCAGGATTTGAAGGAAGCTGTGAGACAAAGAATGCTGGCTCAGAATTAG